One segment of Synechococcus sp. A15-24 DNA contains the following:
- the glgB gene encoding 1,4-alpha-glucan branching protein GlgB — MGGAAVLDWMVQDGERLANCRHDHPFAILGPQPSDAGWTVRVWMPEAHSVTLLEGGRETAMTAPNHPWVFETTLSHDPGSNYRVRVERGGITHEQHDPWAFRDDWMGDMDRHLFAQGNHHHIWQRMGAHLTQRDGISGVMFCLWAPHALSVSILGDLNSWDGRHHPMQQRMGGIWELFIPGLAEGSLYNYEIRTQGGHCYQKADPYGFQHEVRPDNSSVVARLEGFQWSDGTWMQRRDSSNPLEQPISVYEIHLGSWIHASADEPWIQPDGTPRAPVPAADMKPGARLLTYAELADRLIPYVKERGFTHIELMPITEHPFDGSWGYQVTGWYAPTSRYGTPDEFRAFVDRCHAEGIGVIIDWVPGHFPKDAHGLAFFDGTHLYEHGDPRIGEHKEWGTLIFNYSRNEVRNFLVANLVFWFEQFHIDGIRVDAVASMLYRDYLRPDGEWLANEHGGRENTEAVKFLQQANHVLFQHFPGALSIAEESTTWPMVTQPTEMGGLGFNLKWNMGWMHDMLDYFELDPWFRQFHQNNITFSIWYTYTENFMLALSHDEVVHGKSHLLHKMPGDDWQKYANTRALLAYMWTHPGKKTIFMGMEFGQRAEWNVWGDLQWDLLNYEPHKGIQLLVDDLNTLYKAEPALWRDDFDQFGFQWIDCNDNRHSVISFMRRESSSGTWLVVVANFTPQSHSNYKVGVPLAGFYEEIFNTDAARYGGGNLGNMGGKPTDEWSIHGYENSLDLCLPPLSLLVFRHDPKRSLQAASASACDKADDETADTN, encoded by the coding sequence ATGGGTGGCGCGGCAGTCCTCGACTGGATGGTTCAGGACGGCGAACGTCTCGCGAACTGTCGGCATGACCACCCGTTCGCGATCCTCGGCCCGCAACCAAGCGATGCGGGCTGGACCGTTCGGGTGTGGATGCCGGAAGCCCACAGCGTGACGCTGCTGGAGGGCGGTCGGGAAACAGCGATGACCGCTCCCAATCACCCCTGGGTGTTTGAAACAACGCTCAGCCACGACCCCGGCAGCAACTACAGGGTGCGGGTCGAGCGCGGCGGAATCACCCACGAACAGCACGACCCCTGGGCGTTCCGGGATGACTGGATGGGCGACATGGATCGCCACTTGTTTGCCCAGGGCAATCACCACCACATCTGGCAACGGATGGGCGCCCACCTCACGCAGCGTGATGGCATCTCCGGTGTGATGTTCTGCCTTTGGGCACCGCATGCCCTGAGCGTGTCGATCCTGGGTGATCTCAACTCCTGGGATGGCCGTCACCACCCCATGCAGCAGCGCATGGGGGGGATCTGGGAACTTTTCATCCCAGGTTTGGCTGAAGGGTCTCTCTACAATTACGAAATCCGCACCCAGGGCGGGCACTGCTATCAAAAAGCCGACCCCTACGGCTTCCAGCACGAGGTTCGCCCGGACAACAGTTCAGTGGTGGCTCGCCTCGAGGGCTTCCAATGGTCGGACGGCACCTGGATGCAGCGGCGCGACAGCAGCAATCCACTGGAGCAGCCCATCTCCGTTTACGAGATTCATCTCGGCAGCTGGATCCATGCCAGCGCCGACGAACCCTGGATTCAGCCCGATGGCACCCCGCGAGCCCCGGTGCCCGCTGCCGACATGAAGCCCGGCGCTCGGCTGCTCACCTACGCCGAGCTGGCGGATCGCCTGATCCCCTACGTCAAGGAACGGGGATTCACCCACATCGAACTGATGCCCATCACCGAGCATCCCTTCGATGGCTCCTGGGGTTATCAGGTCACCGGCTGGTACGCCCCCACCAGCCGCTACGGCACCCCGGATGAATTCCGGGCCTTTGTTGATCGCTGCCACGCCGAAGGCATCGGCGTCATCATCGACTGGGTGCCTGGCCACTTCCCCAAGGATGCCCATGGCCTGGCCTTCTTCGACGGCACACACCTCTACGAACACGGCGATCCGCGCATCGGTGAGCACAAAGAGTGGGGAACGCTGATCTTCAACTACAGCCGCAACGAGGTTCGTAACTTCCTGGTTGCCAATCTGGTGTTCTGGTTCGAACAGTTTCACATCGACGGCATCCGCGTTGATGCGGTGGCCTCAATGCTTTATCGCGACTATCTGCGTCCAGATGGTGAATGGCTGGCTAACGAGCATGGCGGCAGAGAAAACACGGAAGCCGTCAAGTTCCTGCAACAGGCGAATCATGTGCTGTTCCAGCACTTCCCCGGGGCGCTGTCGATCGCGGAAGAATCCACCACCTGGCCGATGGTGACCCAACCCACGGAGATGGGTGGCCTGGGATTCAACCTGAAATGGAACATGGGTTGGATGCACGACATGCTCGATTACTTCGAGCTGGATCCCTGGTTCCGTCAGTTCCACCAGAACAACATCACCTTCTCGATCTGGTACACCTACACAGAAAACTTCATGCTGGCGCTCAGCCACGACGAAGTGGTGCATGGGAAAAGCCATCTTCTCCACAAGATGCCAGGTGACGACTGGCAGAAATACGCCAACACCCGAGCACTGCTGGCCTACATGTGGACCCATCCCGGCAAGAAAACCATCTTCATGGGGATGGAATTCGGCCAGCGCGCTGAATGGAATGTCTGGGGAGATCTGCAATGGGATCTGCTCAATTACGAACCGCATAAGGGCATCCAGCTGCTGGTGGATGACCTCAACACGCTGTACAAAGCTGAGCCGGCCCTCTGGCGTGACGACTTCGACCAGTTCGGATTCCAGTGGATTGATTGCAATGACAACCGTCATTCCGTGATCAGTTTCATGCGGCGTGAAAGCAGCAGTGGCACCTGGCTTGTGGTGGTGGCCAACTTCACACCACAGAGCCATTCCAATTACAAGGTCGGTGTTCCGCTGGCGGGCTTCTACGAGGAGATCTTCAACACCGATGCAGCCCGTTATGGCGGCGGCAACCTCGGCAACATGGGCGGCAAGCCAACCGATGAATGGAGCATCCACGGCTACGAGAACTCCCTGGATCTCTGCCTTCCTCCCCTCAGTCTCCTGGTGTTCCGCCACGACCCCAAGCGCAGCCTCCAAGCGGCTTCAGCATCAGCCTGTGACAAAGCAGATGACGAAACCGCTGACACCAATTAG
- the hemE gene encoding uroporphyrinogen decarboxylase, whose translation MRDTLPLLLRAARGEAVERPPVWMMRQAGRYMKIYRDLRDKYPSFRERSENPDLSYEISMQPFHAFKPDGVILFSDILTPLPGMGIDFDIIESKGPQIGDPIRSMDQVNALRPLNPSESMPFVGEVLGRLRQSVGNEAAVLGFVGAPWTLAAYVVEGKSSKNYAVIKAMAFREPELLHKLLDHFAESIANYLRYQIDSGAQVVQMFDSWAGQLSPADYDTFAAPYQKKVVDLVKQTHPDTPFILYISGSAGVLERMATTGVDIISLDWTVDMAEALARLPKHIGVQGNVDPGLLFGTPDAIEARIDDCVRKARGRKHILNLGHGILPGTPEENGAAFFRSGKSVIDRIGAVA comes from the coding sequence ATGCGCGACACTCTGCCCCTGCTTCTGCGTGCAGCCCGCGGTGAAGCGGTGGAGCGTCCTCCGGTCTGGATGATGCGTCAGGCCGGGCGTTACATGAAGATCTACCGGGATCTGCGCGATAAGTACCCCAGCTTTCGCGAACGCTCCGAAAACCCTGATCTCTCCTATGAGATCTCCATGCAACCGTTTCACGCCTTCAAGCCGGACGGCGTGATCCTGTTCTCCGACATCCTCACGCCGCTGCCGGGGATGGGAATCGATTTCGACATCATCGAAAGCAAGGGCCCGCAGATCGGTGATCCGATCCGCTCCATGGATCAGGTGAACGCCCTGCGCCCGCTGAACCCCAGCGAGTCGATGCCATTTGTTGGTGAGGTGCTGGGACGGCTGCGCCAAAGCGTCGGCAACGAGGCAGCTGTGCTCGGTTTTGTCGGCGCACCCTGGACCTTGGCGGCCTATGTCGTGGAAGGCAAAAGCAGCAAGAACTACGCGGTGATCAAGGCCATGGCCTTCCGCGAACCAGAGCTGCTGCACAAACTGCTCGACCACTTCGCCGAGTCGATCGCCAACTACCTGCGCTATCAGATTGATTCCGGCGCTCAGGTCGTCCAGATGTTCGACTCCTGGGCCGGACAACTCAGTCCTGCCGATTACGACACCTTCGCCGCGCCATACCAGAAGAAGGTGGTGGATCTGGTCAAGCAGACCCATCCCGATACCCCCTTCATCCTGTACATCTCCGGCAGTGCCGGCGTCCTTGAACGGATGGCCACCACAGGGGTGGACATCATTTCTCTGGACTGGACCGTGGACATGGCTGAAGCTCTGGCCCGCTTGCCAAAGCACATCGGTGTTCAAGGCAACGTTGATCCGGGTCTGCTGTTCGGAACGCCGGACGCGATCGAGGCCCGTATTGACGACTGCGTGCGCAAGGCCCGCGGCAGGAAGCACATCCTCAACCTGGGCCACGGCATCCTGCCGGGGACGCCTGAGGAAAACGGCGCCGCCTTCTTCCGCTCCGGCAAGAGCGTGATCGACCGCATCGGGGCCGTCGCTTGA
- a CDS encoding NAD(P)-dependent oxidoreductase has product MTRILVTGASGCVGQYISHWLLQHSDAELLLWLRDPSKLTAVPADHPRVRLLVGDLRDTDRFVAELATVNRVIHTATAWGDPERAEQVNVVAVKRLLQLLNPLVVEQIIYFSTASILDRDLRPLPEAQAYGTEYIQTKARCLEQLEQHPLAAKIIAVFPTLVFGGRVDGTSPYPTSYLTEGLAEASRWLWLARWLRADASFHFIHAEDIARICGQFATRSHAPNREPGQGALRRVVMGQQSISVDDAVATLCRWRGVGRTPGIPLWAWLIETLIKILPIEVNAWDRFSIRQRHFIHDPVSAPERFGGESHAPTLETVLSDSGLPNRGSTRTQRKVSPTT; this is encoded by the coding sequence TTGACCCGGATCCTGGTCACTGGCGCCAGCGGCTGCGTCGGTCAATACATCTCTCACTGGCTGCTGCAGCACTCCGATGCGGAGTTGCTGCTCTGGCTGAGAGACCCGTCCAAACTCACTGCAGTTCCGGCAGACCATCCCCGGGTCCGGCTGTTGGTGGGTGACCTGCGGGACACGGATCGGTTTGTAGCGGAACTGGCAACGGTGAACCGTGTGATTCACACCGCCACCGCATGGGGAGATCCCGAACGGGCGGAGCAGGTGAATGTGGTGGCCGTGAAGCGTCTGCTGCAACTGCTCAATCCCCTGGTGGTGGAGCAGATCATCTACTTCTCAACGGCCAGCATCCTGGACCGTGACCTCAGGCCCTTGCCGGAGGCTCAAGCCTACGGCACCGAATACATCCAAACCAAGGCTCGGTGTTTGGAGCAACTGGAGCAGCATCCGTTGGCGGCCAAGATCATTGCCGTGTTTCCAACCCTCGTGTTCGGTGGCCGCGTGGATGGCACCAGCCCGTACCCCACCAGCTATCTCACGGAAGGCCTGGCGGAAGCGAGTCGATGGCTCTGGCTGGCCCGCTGGCTGCGGGCCGACGCCAGCTTCCACTTCATCCATGCGGAGGACATCGCCCGGATCTGCGGTCAGTTCGCCACACGGTCCCATGCACCGAACCGTGAACCTGGCCAAGGGGCCCTTCGCCGGGTAGTGATGGGACAGCAGTCGATCAGCGTTGACGATGCCGTGGCGACCCTCTGCCGGTGGCGCGGGGTGGGCCGGACACCGGGAATCCCCCTCTGGGCCTGGCTGATCGAAACCCTGATCAAGATCCTGCCGATCGAGGTGAATGCCTGGGATCGCTTCAGCATCCGTCAACGCCACTTCATCCATGACCCGGTGAGCGCTCCCGAGCGCTTCGGGGGAGAAAGCCATGCCCCCACCCTGGAAACAGTTCTTAGCGATTCCGGCCTACCCAACCGCGGCAGCACCAGAACCCAGCGTAAAGTCTCTCCAACGACTTAA
- the petE gene encoding plastocyanin, with the protein MRSVLRTLAAACCALLMLIGLNVGTAQAATVEVKLGTDSGMLAFEPATVTIKAGDTVKFVNNKLAPHNAVFDGHDEYSHGDLAFNPGESWEETFSEAGTFDYYCEPHRGAGMVGKVIVE; encoded by the coding sequence ATGCGGTCCGTCCTTCGCACCCTTGCAGCTGCATGCTGCGCCCTCCTGATGCTGATCGGCTTGAACGTCGGTACTGCACAGGCCGCCACTGTCGAAGTCAAGCTCGGCACCGACTCCGGCATGCTCGCCTTCGAACCCGCCACCGTCACCATCAAGGCCGGTGACACCGTCAAGTTCGTCAACAACAAGCTTGCTCCCCACAACGCCGTGTTCGACGGCCACGACGAGTACAGCCACGGCGATCTGGCCTTCAACCCCGGTGAGTCCTGGGAAGAGACCTTCAGTGAAGCTGGCACCTTTGACTACTACTGCGAGCCCCACCGTGGTGCAGGCATGGTCGGCAAAGTGATCGTCGAGTGA
- a CDS encoding c-type cytochrome: protein MVRLAGLLLMLLALIGPVLVPIPAYALEGAVIEQGEQIFSSNCAACHMGGGNVIRANRSLKIRDLNAHLEEYQQDPLEAIEHQIEAGKNAMPSYEGKLSEAEIIAVATYVEQQAELGW from the coding sequence ATGGTGAGACTTGCCGGCTTGTTGCTGATGTTGCTTGCCCTGATCGGGCCGGTGCTGGTTCCGATTCCTGCGTATGCTCTCGAGGGCGCAGTGATTGAGCAGGGGGAGCAGATCTTCAGCAGCAACTGTGCGGCCTGCCATATGGGGGGCGGCAATGTGATCCGGGCCAATCGCAGCCTGAAAATCCGGGATCTCAATGCCCATCTGGAGGAATATCAGCAGGATCCCCTGGAAGCGATCGAACACCAGATTGAAGCTGGCAAGAATGCGATGCCTTCTTACGAAGGCAAACTCAGCGAAGCCGAGATCATCGCTGTGGCCACCTATGTGGAACAGCAAGCTGAACTGGGCTGGTGA
- a CDS encoding Nif11-like leader peptide family natural product precursor: MSREALSDFLRAVERHQPLRREVSACRNNAELIELARSHGFALHRADLQSDAADSRIGRWFQTSRLNPPFRSPTS, translated from the coding sequence ATGAGCCGAGAAGCGCTCAGCGATTTTCTACGGGCCGTTGAGCGCCATCAGCCGCTACGACGCGAGGTGTCAGCCTGTCGCAACAATGCGGAACTGATTGAGTTGGCCCGCAGCCATGGCTTTGCGTTGCACCGAGCCGATCTGCAAAGCGACGCTGCCGACAGTCGCATAGGACGTTGGTTCCAAACCAGCAGACTCAACCCACCCTTCCGTTCACCGACGTCCTGA
- the clpB gene encoding ATP-dependent chaperone ClpB, with protein MQPTAEQFTEQAWAAIVAAQQLAQASRHQQLETEHLLLALLRQNGLAGRILSKTGVDVTTFEARVQGHLQRLPSLGSAPDSVFLGRSLNTTLDRAEQRRDGFGDSFIAIEHLLLALAEDDRCGRQLLSQAGVTTNTLKEAITAVRGNQTVTDQNPEATYESLEKFGRDLTAAARDGQLDPVIGRDEEIRRTIQILSRRTKNNPVLIGEPGVGKTAIVEGLAQRIVNGDVPQALQNRQLIALDMGALIAGAKYRGEFEERLKSVLKEVTSSDGQIVLFIDEIHTVVGAGASGGAMDASNLLKPMLARGELRCIGATTLDEHRQHIEKDPALERRFQQVLVDQPTVPDTISILRGLKERYEVHHGVRIADSALVAAAMLSSRYITDRFLPDKAIDLVDESAARLKMEITSKPEQIDEIDRKILQLEMEKLSLGRESDSASQERLQRIERELAELGEQQSSLNAQWQSEKGAIDQLSALKEEIERVQLQVEQAKRNYDLNKAAELEYGTLATLQRQLQEKEDLLEDEDGTDKTLLREEVTEDDIAEVIAKWTGIPVARLVQSEMEKLLQLEDDLHQRVIGQNQAVTAVADAIQRSRAGLSDPNRPIASFLFLGPTGVGKTELSKALANRLFDSDNAMVRIDMSEYMEKHTVSRLIGAPPGYVGYEAGGQLTEAVRRRPYAVILFDEVEKAHSDVFNVMLQILDDGRVTDCQGRTVDFTNTVLILTSNIGSQSILELAGDPEQHTAMVQRVNEALKAKFRPEFLNRLDDQIIFRSLEKEELRRIVSLQVDRLRGRLEQRKLDLQLSDIAADWLATIGFDPVYGARPLKRAIQRELETPIAKAILAGQLSEGQTVQVDVTEEKLLIS; from the coding sequence ATGCAACCCACGGCCGAACAATTCACCGAACAGGCCTGGGCCGCCATCGTCGCGGCCCAGCAACTCGCCCAGGCCTCCAGGCACCAGCAGCTGGAAACGGAACATCTGCTGCTGGCGCTGCTTCGACAGAACGGACTGGCCGGGCGAATCCTCAGCAAAACCGGCGTTGACGTCACCACCTTCGAGGCTCGTGTTCAAGGCCATCTGCAACGGCTGCCCAGCCTTGGCTCGGCACCCGATTCGGTGTTTCTCGGCCGCTCCCTCAATACGACCCTCGACCGAGCCGAGCAGCGGCGGGATGGATTCGGCGACAGCTTCATCGCCATCGAGCATCTGCTCCTGGCCCTGGCGGAGGATGATCGCTGCGGCCGGCAGCTGCTCAGCCAGGCCGGGGTGACAACCAACACACTCAAGGAGGCGATCACGGCGGTGCGCGGCAACCAAACGGTGACAGACCAGAACCCTGAGGCCACCTACGAATCCTTGGAAAAGTTCGGCCGCGATCTCACCGCAGCGGCCCGCGACGGTCAGCTGGACCCAGTGATCGGACGGGATGAAGAGATCCGCCGCACCATTCAGATTCTCAGCCGCCGCACCAAGAACAACCCCGTCCTGATCGGTGAACCCGGGGTCGGCAAAACAGCAATCGTCGAGGGCTTGGCACAGCGGATCGTCAATGGTGATGTGCCCCAGGCCCTGCAGAACCGACAGCTCATTGCCCTCGACATGGGCGCCCTGATCGCCGGGGCGAAATACCGCGGTGAATTCGAAGAACGGCTCAAGTCGGTGCTGAAGGAGGTCACCTCATCCGATGGACAGATCGTGCTGTTCATCGATGAGATCCACACGGTGGTGGGCGCTGGCGCCAGCGGTGGCGCCATGGACGCCAGCAATCTGCTGAAACCGATGCTGGCCCGGGGTGAACTGCGCTGCATCGGGGCCACCACCCTGGATGAGCACCGTCAGCACATCGAGAAGGATCCCGCCCTGGAGCGACGCTTCCAGCAGGTGCTGGTGGATCAGCCCACGGTGCCGGACACGATTTCAATCCTGCGGGGCTTGAAAGAGCGCTACGAGGTGCACCACGGCGTACGCATTGCCGACAGCGCTTTGGTGGCCGCCGCCATGCTCAGCAGCAGATACATCACCGATCGCTTCCTGCCGGACAAGGCCATCGATCTGGTGGATGAATCCGCCGCCCGGCTGAAAATGGAGATCACCTCCAAACCGGAGCAGATCGACGAGATCGATCGCAAGATTCTGCAGCTGGAGATGGAAAAACTCTCCCTCGGCCGCGAGTCCGACAGTGCCAGCCAGGAGCGTTTGCAACGGATTGAACGGGAATTGGCCGAACTCGGTGAACAACAGAGCAGCCTCAATGCCCAGTGGCAAAGTGAAAAAGGTGCCATCGATCAGCTCTCAGCCCTGAAGGAGGAGATCGAACGGGTTCAGCTGCAGGTGGAGCAGGCCAAACGCAATTACGACCTCAACAAGGCAGCTGAACTCGAATACGGAACTCTCGCCACGCTGCAACGCCAGCTGCAGGAGAAGGAAGACCTCTTGGAAGACGAGGACGGAACGGACAAAACCCTGCTGCGGGAGGAGGTCACCGAAGACGACATTGCTGAAGTGATCGCCAAGTGGACCGGCATCCCCGTGGCTCGCCTGGTGCAGAGCGAAATGGAGAAACTACTGCAGCTGGAGGACGATCTGCATCAACGGGTGATCGGACAGAACCAGGCGGTCACCGCCGTTGCCGACGCGATTCAACGCTCAAGGGCAGGTCTCAGCGATCCCAACCGGCCCATCGCCAGCTTTCTGTTCCTCGGCCCCACCGGTGTCGGCAAAACAGAACTCTCCAAGGCGCTGGCCAATCGACTGTTCGACAGCGACAACGCCATGGTGCGCATCGACATGTCGGAGTACATGGAGAAACACACCGTGAGCCGACTGATCGGTGCCCCTCCGGGCTACGTGGGTTATGAAGCCGGCGGCCAGCTCACGGAAGCGGTACGGCGACGGCCTTACGCCGTAATCCTGTTCGACGAGGTGGAGAAAGCCCACTCCGATGTGTTCAATGTGATGCTGCAGATCCTCGATGACGGCCGCGTCACCGACTGCCAGGGCCGCACCGTGGATTTCACCAACACCGTGTTGATCCTCACCAGCAACATCGGCAGCCAATCGATTCTTGAGCTGGCGGGGGATCCGGAGCAACACACGGCGATGGTGCAACGGGTTAACGAGGCGCTCAAGGCCAAATTCCGTCCCGAATTCCTGAACAGGCTCGACGATCAGATCATCTTCCGCAGCCTTGAGAAGGAAGAGCTGCGCCGGATCGTTTCACTGCAGGTGGATCGTCTACGTGGGCGTCTCGAGCAACGCAAGCTGGACCTCCAGCTCAGCGACATCGCAGCCGATTGGCTGGCCACCATTGGCTTTGACCCGGTTTACGGAGCAAGACCCCTTAAACGCGCCATCCAGCGGGAGCTGGAAACACCAATCGCCAAAGCGATCCTGGCGGGGCAGCTCAGTGAGGGACAGACGGTGCAGGTTGATGTAACTGAAGAGAAACTCTTAATCAGCTGA
- a CDS encoding aquaporin, with translation MGTAVLAFTISRVGLADLNGFEQALAIGLCLAMLIHVIGRLSGAHFNPAATVLITQQRFGQAAFRSRESWLEASSHIVAQIIGALIGFALIPEQDTSSEFALDGLIAEAVFSLALYGLILRWSDEGRICPFAQPLSGLVIGAGLGFLAFIGGLTQSGIYNPAIAIGLSTHGMSGVVLAIVGEIVAVAILLPFTFRKPASAD, from the coding sequence TTGGGGACAGCCGTGCTTGCTTTCACGATCAGTCGTGTTGGTCTGGCTGATCTGAACGGATTCGAGCAGGCGTTGGCCATTGGCCTCTGCCTGGCCATGCTGATTCACGTGATTGGGCGCTTGAGCGGTGCACATTTCAATCCTGCAGCGACCGTTCTGATAACTCAGCAGCGCTTTGGCCAGGCAGCCTTCCGCTCCCGCGAATCCTGGCTTGAAGCCAGCAGCCACATCGTGGCTCAGATCATCGGGGCGTTGATTGGTTTCGCGCTTATCCCTGAGCAGGACACCAGCAGCGAATTTGCTCTTGATGGATTGATCGCTGAGGCTGTGTTCAGCCTCGCGTTGTACGGGTTGATCCTCCGCTGGAGTGACGAGGGCCGGATCTGTCCATTCGCTCAACCCCTTTCCGGCCTCGTCATTGGAGCTGGTCTTGGCTTTCTCGCTTTCATTGGCGGTCTTACTCAGTCTGGGATTTACAACCCTGCCATCGCCATTGGCTTGTCCACCCACGGCATGTCGGGGGTGGTTTTGGCCATCGTTGGGGAGATAGTCGCTGTGGCCATTCTTTTGCCCTTCACGTTTCGGAAGCCTGCTTCAGCTGATTAA
- a CDS encoding 6-carboxytetrahydropterin synthase has product MPDPPTRFTCSKQFEGYPCCHRQWRHAGHCRFVHGYSRSFTLWFAATELDECGFVVDFSSLRPLEQQLRDQFDHTFLVNADDPLLEDWRRLHERGALDLRVMDNVGMESTAALVWDWANSLLKQRDGGRSCCWAVEARENSRNAAQVHAVPSWFGAHRKIA; this is encoded by the coding sequence GTGCCTGACCCCCCGACGCGTTTCACCTGCAGCAAACAGTTCGAGGGCTATCCCTGTTGCCATCGCCAGTGGCGCCATGCGGGTCATTGCCGCTTCGTGCACGGATACAGCAGGAGTTTCACGCTTTGGTTCGCCGCCACCGAGCTTGATGAGTGTGGGTTTGTAGTCGATTTCTCAAGTTTGCGTCCGTTGGAGCAGCAGCTGCGTGATCAGTTCGACCACACCTTTCTGGTGAATGCCGATGATCCTCTTCTTGAGGATTGGAGACGGTTGCATGAACGGGGAGCGCTTGATCTGCGGGTGATGGACAACGTGGGGATGGAGTCAACTGCCGCTCTGGTGTGGGATTGGGCCAACAGTCTCCTCAAGCAACGGGACGGCGGGCGGAGCTGCTGCTGGGCTGTTGAAGCGCGTGAGAATTCGCGTAATGCTGCCCAGGTTCATGCTGTGCCGTCGTGGTTTGGGGCGCACCGCAAAATTGCCTAA
- the hisIE gene encoding bifunctional phosphoribosyl-AMP cyclohydrolase/phosphoribosyl-ATP diphosphatase HisIE: MQPLSPAFIEQLRFNEAGLIPAIAQDWLDGAVLMVAWMNRESIQQTLNSGEAHYWSRSRQELWHKGATSGHTQTLRSIRYDCDADVLLLTIEQRGDIACHTGARSCFYEGGDQRSDGGSDALPPPADACTELFRVIEARRDTPEEGSYTNKLLEGGDNKILKKIGEESAEFVMACKDDNPEEIAGEAADILFHMQVALAHHGVSWRQVQEVLAARRGAPRRH, from the coding sequence ATGCAGCCCCTCAGCCCCGCCTTCATCGAGCAACTCCGTTTTAACGAAGCGGGGTTGATCCCAGCGATCGCCCAGGACTGGCTGGACGGGGCCGTTCTGATGGTGGCCTGGATGAACAGGGAATCGATCCAACAAACCCTGAACAGCGGCGAGGCCCATTACTGGAGTCGTTCACGACAGGAGCTGTGGCACAAAGGAGCCACCAGTGGTCACACCCAGACCCTGCGTTCCATCCGCTACGACTGCGATGCTGATGTGCTGCTGCTGACCATCGAACAACGTGGCGACATTGCTTGCCACACCGGTGCCCGCAGCTGCTTCTACGAAGGCGGCGATCAACGTTCCGACGGGGGCTCAGATGCCTTGCCTCCCCCTGCTGACGCTTGCACAGAGCTGTTTCGCGTGATCGAGGCTCGGCGAGACACCCCGGAAGAAGGCAGCTACACAAACAAGCTGCTGGAGGGGGGTGACAACAAGATTCTCAAGAAAATCGGGGAGGAGAGTGCTGAATTCGTGATGGCGTGCAAAGACGACAATCCTGAGGAGATCGCAGGAGAAGCCGCTGACATCCTCTTCCATATGCAAGTGGCCTTGGCCCACCACGGCGTGAGCTGGCGTCAGGTTCAGGAGGTGCTGGCCGCACGACGGGGAGCCCCGCGCCGGCACTAA
- a CDS encoding L,D-transpeptidase: MSLASCSSADDPVVGTGQTAESRRLVRIQLDAENPPASKGILEASGEAQPFPVGFGRLGLACAGTSFQDGLTPLGRFRVNAILSESDFAMEPDLVEQSGKSEAELKTSLFQNMSDIDFKGDGQSSEYGIGYISLAPVPASEQPFQFNTYNGKFRWYSFAIHGTNDERRVGQSVTGGCINVNQDTLKTLLGTLQLGDEVVISSDSPCLP; the protein is encoded by the coding sequence GTGAGCCTTGCCAGCTGTTCCAGCGCTGACGATCCGGTGGTGGGAACGGGCCAAACGGCGGAGTCCAGGCGCCTGGTGCGAATTCAATTGGATGCTGAGAACCCCCCGGCCAGTAAGGGGATTCTTGAAGCAAGTGGAGAAGCCCAGCCCTTTCCAGTTGGTTTCGGTCGTTTGGGCCTCGCCTGTGCTGGCACGAGCTTCCAGGATGGGCTGACGCCCCTTGGCAGGTTTCGTGTCAACGCAATCCTCAGTGAAAGCGACTTCGCAATGGAGCCTGATCTGGTGGAACAATCCGGCAAGAGCGAAGCAGAGCTGAAGACCTCATTGTTCCAAAATATGAGTGATATCGATTTCAAGGGCGATGGCCAGTCCAGCGAGTACGGCATCGGATACATCAGTTTGGCGCCGGTTCCTGCTTCTGAGCAGCCGTTTCAGTTCAACACTTACAACGGCAAGTTCCGCTGGTACAGCTTCGCCATCCATGGCACCAACGACGAGCGGCGCGTTGGTCAATCGGTGACCGGTGGTTGCATCAACGTGAACCAGGACACGTTGAAGACTTTGCTCGGCACGCTTCAGCTCGGTGATGAGGTGGTGATCAGCAGCGACAGCCCCTGTCTGCCTTAG